A single genomic interval of Cucumis sativus cultivar 9930 chromosome 5, Cucumber_9930_V3, whole genome shotgun sequence harbors:
- the LOC101217540 gene encoding uncharacterized protein LOC101217540: MTSKNGGGGNEDRVLLEGSNDRNEDETVSKLTVSTLQAREEEIERKKMEVKEKVELQLTRAEEEAKRLAQIWEELEVMGDPMGKEVGNVRKRIDTVKRELKSLGQICQKKEKEYKEVQDIFNEKSNEKAQLLATLMELLGQSEKWRMKKLEELNKNIESMN, encoded by the exons atgACGAGTAAGAACGGAGGCGGAGGAAACGAGGATAGAGTTCTATTGGAAGGAAGTAATGATCGGAACGAAGATGAAACGGTGTCTAAGCTCACCGTATCTACATTGCAAGCTAGAGAAGAGGAGattgagaggaagaaaatggaagtaaAAGAGAAGGTTGAACTTCAGTTAACCCGTGCAGAGGAAGAAGCCAAACGGTTGGCACAAATTTGGGAA GAGCTGGAGGTAATGGGAGATCCAATGGGTAAGGAAGTTGGTAATGTGCGAAAAAGAATTGACACAGTCAAGAGAGAACTGAAATCTCTGGGACAGATCTGCCAAAAGAAG gaaaaagaatacaaggaaGTCCAGGATATATTCAACGAAAAAAGCAATGAGAAAGCTCAGCTGCTCGCTACACTAATGGAG CTGTTGGGGCAGAGTGAGAAATGGAGGATGAAAAAGCTCGAGGAATTGAATAAGAATATAGAATCAATGAACTGA